The following are from one region of the Trichoderma breve strain T069 chromosome 5, whole genome shotgun sequence genome:
- a CDS encoding fusaric acid resistance protein-like domain-containing protein: MDNNPCASQLETAVQHFVNEVSKTRQNSEYAAREISWGVFDHSQLEDISSLLVDLIPPASGLSSVADMLQLSTAAGYNLSNDACAINRHSETDNDSSYDDDWQHLETAMHQHSQKMTEAILEGIEHAKVRLELIKGRSLFSRSRVRKVDVEHRAVAVNPGEAGFLESYRDVFERGRVLDEENEAISNKKLLECYIQHRPQVGNLSEYTSEMHSNTLRYFLFLHSQTLLSSLGNELLNLLTFLDDCYSRPKRLLIPPFFHPKYWVERFVHLGGTQQKSTSQDAEKQTNVELGPGFYSPKNPDHLPPSSLMETIGDYIPIIAFLHDSQNFYFRHRFLWSLFAILLSMARTAGSSTFLLLGRVLGTLASMITSYIIWYVVDEKTPGILVFLWLWFIVLGYLFVKFPSLFSIWFVALIASIVMIANELQVRKLGEAAVLASGQAVYAPYIIFPYRLAFVTLGVVTGYFWTIFPYPLSEHSELRENTAKTMYGLACYYMCIQQTVLAHLHGNFGDIKDKTSPGFHLQAARRRIFHKYQALNTSTKTGYQFLDWEFGSYMTLISYVSRDMKASKATSSWWANDPTGTAQAHLIPKGITTRMIILHSALSRAHPLPPKLTEIEIPHMGEFLTRDVPADAGFAAAALIHSVTWYLIRDVNRLTQ; encoded by the exons ATGGACAACAACCCATGTGCCAGTCAACTTGAGACCGCTGTGCAACATTTTGTCAACGAGGTCTCCAAGACTCGCCAAAACAGCGAGTATGCAGCACGAGAAATATCTTGGGGTGTTTTTGATCATTCACAGCTTGAGGATATCTCTTCGTTGTTGGTAGACCTCATACCACCGGCCTCTGGCCTAAGCTCAGTAGCAGACATGCTGCAACTATCCACTGCTGCTGGATACAATCTCTCCAACGACGCCTGTGCGATAAACCGTCATTCTGAGACAGACAACGATTCGTcatatgatgatgactggcAACATCTCGAAACAGCAATGCATCAGCATTCACAAAAAATGACTGAGGCAATCCTTGAAGGAATCGAACACGCCAAAGTTCGGTTAGAACTGATAAAGGGACGCTCTCTGTTTAGCAGGTCTCGTGTGAGAAAGGTCGACGTGGAGCACCGCGCTGTTGCCGTGAATCCGGGCGAGGCGGGATTCCTTGAGTCATATCGCGACGTTTTCGAGAGGGGCCGTGTTCTCgacgaggagaatgaggctATAAGTAACAAAAAACTGCTTGAGTGTTACATTCAACATCGACCACAGGTTGGAAACCTTAGTGAATATACTTCAGAAATGCACTCCAACACTTTGCGGTACTTCCTATTTCTTCAC TCTCAAACTCTCCTCTCGTCTTTGGGAAATGAACTCCTTAATCTCCTCACATTCCTCGACGACTGCTATTCGCGCCCTAAGCGGTTACTCATACCACCGTTCTTCCACCCTAAATATTGGGTTGAAAGATTTGTTCACTTGGGAGGCACCCAACAAAAGAGTACTTCTCAAGACGCAGAAAAACAGACAAACGTCGAACTTGGTCCCGGATTTTACAGTCCAAAAAACCCCGACCACCTCCCACCTAGTAGCCTGATGGAGACTATTGGGGATTATATTC CTATTATTGCGTTCCTTCACGATTCGCAAAATTTCTATTTCAGACACCGGTTTCTCTGGTCGTTGTTTGCCATATTGCTTTCCATGGCTCGCACTGCTGGATCATCAACCTTTCTTTTACTAGGTCGAGTACTTGGTACTCTAGCCTCAATGATAACGAGCTATATCATCTGGTACGTGGTCGACGAAAAGACTCCTGGTATATTAGTCTTCCTCTGGTTGTGGTTCATAGTGCTTGGCTATCTAT TCGTCAAATTTCCTAGTCTCTTCAGCATATGGTTTGTTGCTCTCATTGCTTCAATCGTAATGATAGCAAATGAACTTCAGGTCCGAAAGTTGGGGGAAGCAGCCGTCTTGGCATCTGGACAAGCTGTGTATGCACCGTATATAATATTCCCTTACCGGCTTGCTTTCGTCACCCTTGGTGTTGTAACTGGATACTTCTGGACAATCTTCCCCTACCCTCTCTCCGAACATTCAGAACTCCGCGAAAATACGGCTAAAACCATGTATGGGCTAGCCTGTTATTATATGTGCATCCAACAAACCGTTCTTGCACATCTTCACGGTAATTTCGGTGACATTAAAGATAAAACAAGCCCTGGCTTTCACCTCCAGGCCGCTCGCCGTCGCATCTTTCACAAGTACCAAGCCCTAAACACAAGCACCAAAACAGGTTACCAGTTTCTCGACTGGGAATTTG GAAGCTACATGACTCTTATAAGCTATGTGTCCCGGGACATGAAGGCCTCGAAGGCGACCTCCTCTTGGTGGGCCAACGACCCAACTGGTACAGCTCAAGCTCATTTAATTCCTAAAGGCATCACAACGAGAATGATCATATTGCATTCTGCGCTGAGTCGGGCGCACCCGCTGCCACCGAAACTGACAGAGATAGAAATACCCCACATGGGTGAATTCTTAACTAGGGATGTACCTGCAGATGCGGGATTCGCGGCCGCGGCATTAATTCACAGTGTTACTTGGTACTTGATTCGCGATGTCAATCGTTTGACTCAGTAA
- a CDS encoding glutamine synthetase, catalytic domain-containing protein: protein MFPETIAPSTTGQIAFIPELVPSDALRIFLDQHPGVQFLRLQWQDYSGLLRARIVPIEHGLTIAAGERVVHVPPIAFHCIVDNNLLPELDPTGNDWLVPDWSSLQTRPTLDPLYANVMCKVVEYAPARPGPNWNLCPRRALETVGKKAEEMFGVYFLVGFEVEFEVMKANAEGILIPYSSGFGRFSVCGLRDPCYEHVEEAVRVLLAAGVKIDAFQTEGRRGQYELTLGCLPPLAAVDQLILVHDTLKRIFNRHGLTVTMSPRPVESRRQSTGQHTHISINPPHMQNHFLAGMLQRLPQLCAFCLPYEISYERVQPYLAGHLVGWGTENRLVPIRKIKAGHWEVRCIDATANMYLALAAILSAGLLGCTNKEPLLWPDTGIMTDPWPRDAKSLPKSIGEALDNLEENYTDLETMVGSSIIQHYLRVKRTEAAKLRETDVEETRQLMNELF from the coding sequence ATGTTCCCAGAAACGATCGCACCCTCGACAACAGGGCAGATTGCCTTTATTCCAGAGCTTGTCCCATCAGATGCTCTGCGAATATTCTTAGATCAACACCCAGGAGTGCAATTCCTTCGCCTCCAATGGCAGGATTATTCAGGCCTCCTCAGGGCCCGCATAGTGCCCATTGAACATGGACTGACCATTGCCGCCGGAGAGAGAGTCGTCCATGTACCGCCTATTGCGTTCCACTGTATCGTGGATAACAACTTGCTGCCCGAGCTCGACCCAACAGGTAATGACTGGCTGGTGCCTGATTGGAGCTCCCTCCAGACGCGACCGACGTTGGATCCTCTGTATGCCAATGTGATGTGCAAAGTTGTCGAATATGCCCCAGCGCGGCCCGGGCCTAACTGGAACCTTTGCCCTCGCCGTGCTCTGGAAACAGTCGGTAAAAAAGCCGAGGAAATGTTTGGGGTGTATTTTCTTGTTGGGTTTGAAGTGGAATTTGAGGTTATGAAGGCCAATGCAGAGGGGATCCTGATCCCTTATAGTTCTGGATTTGGACGATTCTCTGTCTGCGGCCTCCGTGATCCATGTTATGAGCACGTTGAGGAGGCGGTTcgggtgctgctggcggcaGGCGTTAAGATTGATGCCTTTCAGACGGAGGGCCGGCGTGGACAGTACGAATTGACCCTCGGATGCCTCCCTCCGCTTGCCGCTGTCGACCAGCTGATACTCGTTCACGATACTCTCAAGCGTATCTTCAACCGCCATGGCTTGACGGTAACCATGTCGCCCCGACCGGTAGAGTCACGTCGGCAATCGACGGGGCAGCATACTCATATCTCCATCAACCCGCCCCATATGCAAAATCACTTCCTCGCCGGCATGCTACAGCGCCTTCCGCAACTGTGTGCCTTCTGCCTACCTTACGAGATATCTTATGAGCGTGTCCAGCCATATCTTGCTGGTCATTTGGTTGGCTGGGGCACCGAGAACCGTCTAGTTCCGATTCGAAAGATCAAGGCCGGGCACTGGGAAGTCCGTTGCATAGACGCAACGGCCAATATGTACTTGGCCCTGGCAGCAATCTTGAGCGCGGGATTGCTTGGTTGCACCAACAAGGAGCCTCTGTTATGGCCGGATACGGGCATCATGACGGACCCGTGGCCCCGGGATGCAAAATCTCTCCCCAAGAGTATAGGAGAGGCGCTCGATAATCTGGAAGAAAATTATACAGATCTTGAGACCATGGTTGGAAGCAGCATCATTCAACACTATCTACGCGTAAAGAGAACGGAGGCGGCAAAACTGCGCGAGACAGACGTGGAGGAAACGCGCCAACTGATGAACGAGTTATTTTAG
- a CDS encoding AMP-binding enzyme domain-containing protein: protein MQLPSSILDEHGILHLETPYIPVLTRSGYEFLVAFFAIRAIGGACIPFGSGILPEEASHFLSITKATCILVGSNDCIKRAVKIAAFINSQGGTAFTLPISHDAEPIRASNVDIDEGVQLAPDGPGMVLFTSGTTGLPKGAILPRNCFTNVSLAKPGEACINYRPGHWIGGARTLIMPMLSGKELYTFGEKGSAKEVLNAFRTHRITQAAFTPTLLRNMRELLINSDGQVPNEKRGEYASWFKALDGLKCSAGMIDHSTLKFWTELTGLHMYIGYSATELGGLTIATRDPSLIGSPIPNIKVKLSEGNTGEILVKSPFMLIGYVGEDDLTRAAFDEEGYYKTGDLAELRDGQYYFTGRKNHDFAFFRFFRIPLQKVEQSLLDLPYISEACVLAIPDHEAKELCAAAIRLDATSGVPASEITLARIRSDLMQSLPMYMLPAILRILEDGEDIPRNISGKVVKAAVRRELFATTDWWPHSNPPPEVEYWGNMPPIFEAATRPWDWCGVQRAD, encoded by the exons ATGCAGTTACCATCGTCCATACTTGATGAGCATGGTATACTACATCTGGAAACCCCATACATTCCTGTTCTTACACGCAGCGGTTATGAGTTCCTTGTCGCCTTCTTCGCTATCCGGGCCATTGGTGGTGCCTGTATTCCGTTCG GCTCTGGAATCCttccagaagaagcatcTCATTTCCTGTCAATCACAAAGGCCACCTGCATCCTGGTTGGTAGCAATGATTGTATTAAGAGGGCTGTGAAGATAGCTGCATTTATTAATAGCCAAGGCGGAACCGCCTTTACACTACCCATCTCTCATGATGCTGAACCCATCCGGGCCTCCAATGTCGATATTGATGAAGGCGTTCAACTTGCACCAGATGGCCCAGGCATGGTTCTCTTCACGTCTGGAACCACTGGTCTGCCTAAAGGTGCGATTCTTCCGAGAAACTGCTTCACCAACGTGAGTCTTGCGAAGCCAGGAGAAGCCTGTATCAACTATCGTCCAGGGCATTGGATCGGCGGGGCGCGAACTCTGATCATGCCCATGCTATCTGGAAAGGAGCTTTACACATTCGGAGAAAAAGGCAGTGCGAAGGAAGTTCTAAACGCGTTCAGAACGCATCGCATTACACAAGCCGCCTTCACACCAACATTATTAAGAAACATGAGGGAGCTGCTAATAAACTCTGACGGGCAAGTTCCCAATGAGAAACGCGGCGAATATGCCAGCTGGTTCAAGGCACTTGATGGGCTAAAGTGCTCTGCGGGGATGATCGATCACTCAACTTTGAAGTTCTGGACTGAATTAACTGGTTTGCACATGTATATTGGCTACAGTGCAACGGAATTGGGCGGTCTAACCATCGCCACGAGAGATCCC TCTCTCATTGGATCTCCAATCCCTAATATCAAGGTGAAACTTTCAGAAGGTAACACCGGCGAAATACTGGTGAAGAGTCCATTCATGCTCATTGG CTACGTTGGCGAGGATGACTTAACACGCGCTGcgtttgatgaagagggatACTATAAAACCGGCGATCTTGCTGAGCTAAGAGATGGCCAATATTATTTTACGGGTCGAAAAAACCATGATT TTGCCTTTTTCCGTTTCTTTCGCATTCCATTACAGAAAGTGGAACAAAGCTTACTAGATCTACCTTACATCTCAGAAGCATGTGTCCTTGCGATTCCAGATCACGAAGCAAAAGAACTTTGCGCAGCTGCTATTCGCCTTGATGCAACGAGTGGTGTACCAGCGTCTGAGATTACCCTGGCTCGCATCCGGTCGGACCTCATGCAGAGCCTGCCCATGTATATGCTTCCCGCTATTCTCCGAATActggaagacggagaggaCATTCCACGTAATATTTCAGGCAAGGTTGTCAAGGCAGCTGTTCGCAGGGAGCTTTTTGCGACAACAGACTGGTGGCCGCATAGCAACCCGCCACCAGAGGTTGAGTATTGGGGTAACATGCCCCCAATATTCGAGGCAGCTACCCGACCATGGGATTGGTGTGGTGTGCAAAGAGCCGATTGA